From the genome of Latilactobacillus curvatus JCM 1096 = DSM 20019:
CGACGCACTTTTGAACGTGTAACTTCAACGCCACAACGATCACAGACAATTCCTTTATAACGAATTCGTTTGTACTTACCACAAGCACATTCCCAATCTTTCGTAGGTCCGAAGATTCGTTCATCAAAAAGGCCATCACGTTCAGGTTTTAAAGTACGGTAGTTGATTGTTTCTGGCTTTTTAACTTCACCATACGACCAACTACGGATTTTATCTGAAGATGCTAAACCAATTTGCATACTTTCAAACTTATTGACATCTATCAAAGGGCCGACCTCCTCATAATTTATAGCACGCTTTATTCAGCAGATGGATCTACTGCATCAGCATTTGCTGCTTGTGCTTTTTCAGCTTCTTCTTGTGCCTTTTTGGCTTCTTGTTCTTTAGCGTATTTAGATAATGCATCGATGTTTTCGATATCATCATCATCGTCCATATCGCGTAATTCAATTTCTTGATTATCGATATCCAAGACCTTCATATCCAAGCCAAGTGATTGTAATTCTTTAACCAATACTCGGAATGATTCCGGAACACCTGGTTTTGGAATTGGTTCACCCTTAACGATTGCTTCGTATGTCTTCACACGACCAACAACGTCATCAGACTTGTAAGTTAAGATTTCTTGTAAGGTATAAGCGGCACCGTAAGCTTCAAGAGCCCAAACTTCCATTTCACCGAAACGTTGGCCACCAAATTGAGCTTTACCACCCAATGGTTGTTGCGTAACAAGTGAGTAAGGTCCGATTGAACGTGCATGGAGTTTATCGTCAACCATGTGGGCTAGTTTCATGTAGTACATGACACCAACTGACACACGTGTATCGAATGGTTCACCGGTCCGACCATCATAAAGAATGCTCTTACCATCAGAAGGCATGTTTGCTTCTCGAACAGCGTCCCATAAATCTTTATCTTGCGCACCATCAAAGACTGGTGTTGCAACATGGATGCCTAAGTTTCTAGCAGCCATCCCAAGATGTAATTCAAGAACTTGTCCGATATTCATACGAGAAGGCACACCCATGGGACTCAATAAGATATCAACTGGGGTACCATCTGGCATGTATGGCATATCTTCTTCAGGAACAACGATTGAAACAGTCCCTTTGTTACCATGACGACCAGCCATCTTATCGCCGACTTGGATCTTACGTTTTTGTGTAATGTAAACACGAACCATCATGTTAACACCTGGTGACAATTCATCGCCAGCTTCACGCGTAAAGATCTTAACGTCCTGGATAATCCCGCCGCCACCATGAGGTACTTTCAATGATGTATCGCGAACTTCGCGAGCCTTTTCACCGAAAATAGCGTGCAATAAGCGTTCTTCGGCTGATAATTCTGTCACACCCTTAGGCGTTACCTTACCAACTAAAATGTCGCCATCTTTGACTTCAGCACCAACACGGACAATCCCGAATTCGTCAAGATCCTTCAATGAATCTTCACCAACGTTAGGAATTTCGCGTGTGATTTCTTCAGGTCCAAGTTTTGTATCACGAGCTTCTGATTCGTATTCTTCAATATGGATTGAAGTATATAAATCTTCTTTCACTAAACGTTCTGAAAGAACGATCGCATCTTCGTAGTTATACATATTCCAAGTCATGAAAGCAATCAATGGGTTTTGACCTAAGGCTAATTCACCTTTTTCCATAGCTGGTCCATCAGCGATAATTTCATCAACATCAACGTGATCGCCTTTTGCAACGATTGGACGTTGGTTGTAGTTCTTACCAGCATTTGAACGACGGAATTTCATTAATTCGTACGTATCTAATGAGCTGTCTTCACGACGAACGCGAATCACTTTCGCATCAACGTATTCAACAGTTCCGGCATGTTGTGCTAATAAAGCAATCCCTGAATCGTGGGCTGCTTTATATTCCATCCCTGTCCCAACAAGTGGTGCATGTGGGTCAACTAATGGCACAGCTTGACGTTGCATGTTAGCACCCATCAAGGCACGGTTTGAATCATCATTTTCCAAGAAAGGAATGCAGGCCGTAGCGACAGCAACTACTTGCTTAGGCGAAACGTCCATGTAATCTAACTTGTCGATTGAAGTTTCAATATTGTCATCTTTGTAACGTGCTAAAACAGTATCATCAACGAATGAACCATCATCGTTTAATGGTGAGTTGGCTTGCGCAATGACATAGTTATCTTCTTCGTCGGCTGTTAAATAGTCGATCTTATCAGTAACATCATGCGTATCCCAACTAACACGGCGATATGGTGTTTCGATGAAGCCGTAACGGTTAACAACAGCGTAACTAGCCAAACTGTTAATCAAACCGATATTAGGGCCTTCAGGGGTTTCGATTGGGCACATACGACCATAATGGGTATAGTGAACATCTCGAACTTCATAACCGGCACGGTCACGAGTCAAACCACCAGGTCCTAAGGCAGATAGACGACGTTTATGCGTCAATTCGCCAAGGGGATTGGTTTGATCCATGAATTGTGACAATTGTGATGAACCAAAGAATTCCTTAATTGAGGCAACAACTGGGCGAATATTGATCAATTGTTGTGGTGTCACGGTGCTTGTGTCTTGGATTGACATCCGTTCACGAACCACACGTTCCATCCGTGATAAACCAATTCGGAATTGGTTTTGTAACAATTCACCAACTGAACGAATCCGACGATTCCCTAAATGATCAATATCATCCGTTGAACCGAGACCTTCTTGTAAGTTAAAGAAGTAGTTCATTGAAGCGATGATATCAGCAGGAATAACATGCTTAATCTTGGCATCGATATGACCGTTACCGATTAAGTTGATTTCTTTATCAGGTGTTTTTTGTGAGTACACTTTGATCACTTGGAGTGTCATTGGTTCTGGTAAGACACCTTCATCAGATGGTTGGTAAGTAACCGTCTTGAAGTCTTCTTTGTCTAAGTATGGTGCCAAAGCATCCATCACTTGACGATCAACAACTGTATCTTTAGCAGCAATCACTTCACCAGTATCGGGATCAGCAAGTGTTTCAGCTAATGTTTGACCCAATAAACGCGTCTTTAAGCTTAATTTCTTGTTGATCTTGTAACGACCAACAGCAGCTAAATCATAACGTTTAGCATCGAAGAAACGTGCATAAAGTAATGAACGTGAGCTATCAGCTGTCTTCGGTTCGCCTGGGCGAAGTCTTTCGTAGACATCCTTCAAAGCTTCTTCTGTTCTTGAGTCGTCAGTATTCTTATGGATATCTTTTTCTAACGTCAACATTAATGAATCGTTGTCACCTAAGATATCGATAATTTCTTGATCAGAACCGTAACCTAAAGCACGAACTAAAACAGACATTGGAATCTTACGTGTCCGATCGATCCGAACATATGCAATATCCTTAGCATCTGTTTCAAATTCTAACCATGCACCCCGGTTAGGAATGACAGTTGTACCATAAGTTGTGCGGCTGTTTTTATCAACAGCGCTGTTGAAATAAACGCCTGGTGAACGAACTAATTGAGAAACAATTACCCGTTCAGCACCGTTGATGATGAAAGTCCCTTGGTCAGTCATCAATGGGAAGTCCCCAAAGAAAACGTCTTGAGATTTAATTTCACCAGTTTCATGGTTTGTTAATTTCAAAGTAACGTGTAATGGTGCTGAGTAGTTGGCATCATGTTGTCTAGCTTCTTCAACCGTGTATTTAGGTTCAAGAAGTTGGTAATCAACGAATTCTAATGATAAGTTACCAGCAAAATCGTCAATTGGCATAATGTCATCAAACATTTCACGAAGCCCTTCGTCTAAAAACCATTGATAGGAATTAGATTGGATCTCGATCAAGTTTGGTAGTTCTAGCACTTCTTTAATCCGTGCGTAGCTTCTACGAGTACGATGTTTACCGTAATTCACTAAGTGTCCTGCCAAATTGTTCACCCCTCTATAAGTTTTCCGCAGCCTCATTGTTACAAAAATATGACAAATGTTAAGAAAATATTACATCGCCATTTTTTGGTAATTTTGAGCAGAAAAAAAACAAAAACAGTTATTTTAAGCTGAATAAATCAGACTAACTATTTTTGTTTTTCATGAATACCGTGCTGGACAATAGATCAGCACAATAAATTTTTCTACGGATTTTCGCAGTTACTGTATAATATACTTCTTTTACTACTAAAAGTCAATAATCTGCCTCGGGTTATTCATCCCTTAATTTAGCGTCCATAATGTTCTTTTACTTCCATATAATAGCCCGACTTTTCTGCACATTCAATTGGCGCTAAAATAGCTCGATTGGCACAATAAGCAGCCATACAATCTTCAAGCCCCTCACGGAATCATTTACAAACTCGCGACTTATCATTTACGTTTTTTACACGAATTAGCGGTCAATCTTTACACGACGTCTCTATACTGAACTTGTACCCTTAAATCAGTCCTCAGGAGGAATCATTATGAAACGCATTAGTATGGCATTACTCACAGTTGGTGCGGCCGCTCTTTTATTAGCTGGTTGTCAAGGCCAATCAAAAAGTGCAAGTCAAAGCCAGGATCAAGGCGCTAAAATTACTGCAGTTGGTTCGACAGCCCTTCAACCCCTTGTTGAACAAGCTGGCGATCAATATCAAAAGGATAACCCTAAAGTCAACGTCACCGTTCAAGGTGGCGGTTCAGGAACTGGTTTAACCCAAATTAGTGGTGGCAACGTCACAATCGGTAACTCGGACATCTTCGCTGAAGAAAAAGATGGTATCGATACTAAGAAACTGGTTGATCACAAAGTTGCTGTGGTTGCAATCGCACCCGTTGTTAATAAAAAGTTAGGCATCAAAAATTTAACCAGTGCACAATTGCTAGGCATCTTTAAAGGCGAAATCACAAACTGGCAAACCGTTGGTGGTCCTAACGAAAAAATCACCGTTATCAACCGGGCCCAAGGAAGTGGGACACGTCAAACGTTTGAAAAATTAGGTCTTAAAACCGACAAAGTTGTTACCAGCCAAGAACAAGATTCCTCTGGGACTGTTCAAAAAATCGTCGAACAAACGCCAGGCGCTATCAGTTACCTCGCCTTCCCATACATCAAAGGTAACTTGCAAGCCGTTAAGTTAAACGACGTTGAGCCTACCGAAAAGAACGTTTCAACCAATGCATGGCCAATCTGGTCTTACGAACATATGTATACTAAGGGCGCACCTAACTATCAAACAGCCCGTTTCATCCACTTCATCCAATCAAAAGACATTCAAAAGACAATCGTCCCTAAACTGGGCTACATCCCAATGACGCAAATGAAAGTTGAGCGCCACGTTGATGGCACCATCCAAGATCAATAGTTTCCAGAAGTCGCGCTAAACTGCGCGACTTTTTAATTGGTATATACTAATAAAAAGCTTTTAAACAAAGTAATTTGCATTTATATTTATGATTGGTATAATCGAACTATTAGTTTATCAAAGGAGTTTGGCGAATGATTAACAATAAAATGAAAACGTTATCCGAAAAATACCCCACTAAAATGGCAATTACTTCCGAAATCATCAACTTAAAGGCCATCTTGAACCTCCCCAAACCCACTGAAGCCTTCATGAGTGATTTACATGGCGAATATGATGCCTTCCAGCATCTCATTCGCACTGGCGCAGGGAATCTCCGGCAAAAAATTGCAGAGGTCTTTTCCGGTGAAATGACTGAAGACACAATGCAGGCGTTCGCTTTTTTAGTTTACTACCCAACCGAGCGGCTTGCACTCAAACACGCACAACTATCTGCTAGCGAACTCGATCAGTGGTACCTCACCACTTTTAAACGGTTAATCGACCTCTTAAAATTTGTCTCCACAAAATACACACGCTCAAAAGTCCGTAAAGCAATGGCGCCCGATTTCGTCTACATTACCGAAGAATTAATGTACGGCGATGTAGCTAACAGCGATAAGAAACGCTACTTCCAAGAAATCACGACGTCCATCATTTCGATGGGCCAAGCCGATGCCTTAATTATCGCCACCAGTCATACGATTCAACGACTAGTGGTTGATCATTGGCATATCATCGGTGACATTTACGATCGTGGGCCGCGTCCCGATCTGATTGTCGAACAACTCACCAAGCTCCCCGCGGTTGATATTCAGTGGGGCAATCATGATATTCTCTGGTTCGGCGCCGCTAGCGGTTCTCAACTATGTATGCTCAACCTTTTACGCATTTGCGCACGCTACAATAATTTAGCCATCATCGAGAAAGCTTACGGAATTGACCTTAGCGAACTGGTTCAGTTTGCCCAACGAACTTATCAGCCCAATCCCGCCTTCGAACCAAAGGTTGCTGCCAATCAACACGCAATCTCAACAGCTGAAAAGAAAAGCATCAACCAAGTGCACCAAGCCATCGCCATCATGCAGTTTAAGTTGGAACAAACCGTGATTAAACGCAATCCTGATTTCAAAATGGACCACCGCTTAACCCTCAGCCATGTTGACTTTGAACAGCAGACAATTCATCTAAATGGTCATAACTATCCACTTGATAACACCTGCTTTCAAACAGTCGACCCCACACACCCAGAAATATTAACTTCCGATGAAGCAGCCATTGTTACATCATTGCTAAACACGTTTACCCACTGCCAAAAACTACGCAAGCATCTCCGTTTTTTAATCGACAACGGTAACATGTACCAACTCTACAACCAGAACCTCCTTTTTCACGGCTGTATTCCAGTTGATGAAGCCGGCAACTTCCTCACGCTAACCCTCGCTAACCGACAATACGCTGGTAAATCATTACTCGACTTCTTCGATCACCAAATTCGAACGAGCTTCGACCACCCGCTCAATCAAGATAATTTATCCACCGATTTACTCTGGTACCTGTGGACAGGACCGCTCTCCCCACTATTTGGCAAGAATGCGATGACGACCTTCGAACGCTACTTCAGCGCCGACCCCGTTTTACACGAAGAAAAGAAGAACGCATATTACCAACTCCGCCATCAGGAAGACTTCATTGAGAAACTCTTGTTGGAGTTTGGCTTAACGCCAGAAACGGGGCACATTCTCAATGGTCACACACCTGTCAAAAAAGGCCACAATCCAATCATGGCTAATCGCAAAATGATCGTGATTGATGGCGGCTTTTCAAAAGCTTATCACCACACAACTGGCATTGGTGGCTTTACGCTCCTGTACAATTCGTATGGAATGCAGTTAGTCACCCATCAGCCGTTCACCACACGAGCCAATGCAATTGCCAAGATGCAAGACATTATTTCCACGCGTCGAGTGATTGATCAAGTTAGTCAACGTCAACGTGTCAGTCAAACGAATATCGGCGCTGCGATTAAAACTGAAATTGAACAGCTCACGACCCTTTTAGGGCAAAAAAATAAGGTGTCAGACCAATTGGTCTGACACCTTATTTACGTTTAAACAGTTACTTTATCAGTCTTACTGGTAATGGTAATTTTACCTTTAGTTGCGCCAATTGTCACCGGTACACCCATCGTAATCTCGCCAGCAAGCAACGCTTCACTCAACTGATCTTCTACTTGGGTTTGTAGCGCCCGTCGAATTGGTCGTGCCCCATATTCAGGATCGAACCCAGCTTTGGCAACAACATCCATCGCTGCAGCTGTCATCTTGATTTGAATCCCTTGTTCCGCTAAACGGCCCAAGACATTCTTCGCCATAATCTTCACGATTTCGCGCAATTCAGGTTGTGTTAAGGAATGGAAGACAACCGTTTCGTCAATTCGGTTTAAGAATTCTGGACGGAAAGCTTTCTTCAATTCTTCCATAATGCGCCCTTGCATTGCTTTATAATCAGCAGTTACATCTTTAACCCCGAACCCAACGGATTTATCATCACGTAAGGCTGTCGCACCTAAGTTTGATGTCATAATCATGATCGTATTACGGAAATCAACCTTACGTCCTTTTGAATCGGTTAAATAGCCGTCATCCAAGACTTGCAACAAGATATTGAAGATATCAGGGTGGGCCTTTTCAACTTCATCAAATAAAATGACGGAATATGGTTTATTGCGGACCTTTTCTGTTAATTGGCCGCCTTCTTCGTAGCCGACATAGCCAGGGGCCGCCCCAACTAAACGGCTCGTGCTGTAACGTTCCATATATTCAGACATATCAACCCGAATCAAGTTGTCTTCAGAACCAAACATAGCTTCCGCCAATGCTTTGGCTAACTCTGTCTTACCAACCCCGGTTGGGCCTAAGAACATAAATGAACCAATTGGTCGTTTTGGATCTTTCAAACCACTGCGCGCACGACGAATTGCACGTGAAACGGCAGAAATGGCTTCTTCTTGGCCAACAACCCGTTTATGCAAGACTTTTTCAAGTTGCATGAGACGTTCGCTTTCTTTGCGTTGCAACTGAGTAACAGGCACACCGGTCCATTGCGCAACCACTTGAGCGATGTCTTCAGCAGTCACTTGAATGTCACTGCGAACACCGTTTTCTTGTTCGGCAGCTTGTAACTTGGCAATCTTGGCCTTAGTGGTTACTTCTTGCTCATGAATCGTCGCCGCTTTTTCAAAATCTTGCGCGCGAACAGCGGCTTCTTTATCGTCATTTAAAGTTTGTAGTTTTTGTTCTAATTTATCCAACGGTGTCTTCTGGTTAACAGCATCCAAGCGCACTTTAGCCGTCGCTTCATCCATTAAATCGATTGCCTTATCCGGTAAGAATCGGTTCGTGATGTAGCGATTTGATAAGGCAACCGCTTCATGTAAAGCTTCATCTGAAATTGCAATCCCATGATGAGCTTCATAACGTGGACGTAATCCCTTTAAGATTTGTTCCGCATCTTCTGGCGTTGGTTCATTGACCGTGACGGTCGCGAATCGCCGCTCTAAAGCTGCATCTTTTTCAATGTACTTTTGATATTCATCTAAAGTCGTCGCACCAATTAATTGTAATTCACCACGCGCTAATGCTGGTTTCAAGAGATTAGAAGCATCAATTGCCCCTTCAGCGCCACCTGCACCAATGAGGGTGTGTAATTCATCAATAAAGAGAATCACTTGCCCATCTGCATAGATTTCATCGATAATCTTCTTCAAACGATCTTCGAATTCACCACGATACTTTGTCCCAGCAACCAATGACCCCATGTCGAGCATCATGAGCCGCTTTTGCTGCATGTCACTTGGCACATCGCCATTGACGATGCGTTGCGCAAAACCTTCAGCAATCGCTGTCTTACCGACACCAGGTTCACCAACTAAGACGGGATTATTCTTCGAACGCCGGGCTAAAATCTGCACAAGTCGCCGAACTTCTTCATCACGACCCACGACCGGATCAATTTGATTGTCACGAGCAAGTTGTGTTAAATCGCGCGCTAATTGGTTCAACGTTGGTGTCCCAGCTTGATCGGCATTATTCTTAGCTGCTTTAGCCCGTTTTTTAGCGGTTGCCGTATCCACACCCATCTTTTGAAGTAGTAGTTGGCGTGTTTTAGCTAAACTAAGTCCTAAGTTCAATAAGATCCGCGCAGCGATAATATCATCATCACGTAAAAGTGCTAATAATAGGTGTGCTGTGCCAATTTTAACCGAATTAGCTTGTTGCGCTTCAACCCGAGCAATATCGAGTACTTGTTTGGCTTTGGGCGAATATGGTAAATAACCGCCAATGCCAGAAGCGATTACAGCATCGCCATATCCGGTTAAGCGTTCAATTTCTTCAAGGACATCGGTCGAATTGACACCTAATTCGCGTAAGGTAGTCCCAGCAATTCCCTCATTTTCTAATACGATTGCTAATAGGAGATGTTCCGTTCCTAGTGCATGGTGATTAAATTTCTTTGCTTGTTCTTGTGCCATCATTAAGACGTTTTTTGCACTTGGTGTAAATAGATTATTCATGGATAATCCCCCACTCTTTACTTAATTTCATATCGTAGTCGTTCTAACACTGCAACTAGAATCTGTGCTCGAAGCTGCTCTTCTAATTGTTTATTATTAACCGCTAATGTCTGTGGACTCGTTGCCGCGAGTATCAAATTGCCTTCCTTTTGCGAAAGAATTTGTTCATCATATAGTTTCTGGATAATGGCTAAGGTGTCCGCCTGGGAAATCTGCGTATCAACATTTTCAATTAACGCTTCTAAAAAGTCCCGATCATCGAGAAATTGAACCTTGACGATCCGAATATAACCACCGCCGCCACGTTTACTATTCACGACATAACCGCGCTGCTCAGTGAACCGCGTATTAATCACATAGTTAATTTGGGACGGCACACAATTAAAAAGCTTAGCAATTTCGGAGCGTCTAATTTCGATTTGTTCATTGTCAGCCAGTATCTTTTTTAGATAGGCTTCAATAATATCCGAGATGTTCTGACTTTGCAAACATATCAGCCCCTTCATTTAGTCTTCTGCGTTTTTCAGTGTCAAAAGTTTAACTTTGACTAACGTTGACTATTATTATAACGATTATCAGTACAAAATGAAAGTTTACTGACTTTTAGTAGCTAATCAATTGGACGCACAAAAAAAGACTTGTCATCAACAAGTCTTTGAGAGTCGGGAAAACAAGATTTGAACTTGCGACCCCTACGTCCCGAACGTAGTGCTCTACCAAGCTGAGCTACTTCCCGGAAACTATTTTATTACGGGTACAAAAAAAGCGGAAGACGGGATTCGAACCCGCGACCCCCACCATGGCAAGGTGATGTTCTACCACTGAACTACTTCCGCATTTTTTATTAATATTTTTGTATCCAGTCGGGAAAACAGGATTCGAACCTGCGACCCCCTGGTCCCAAACCAGGTGCTCTACCAAGCTGAGCTATTTCCCGTTATATGCACCCAGTAGGAGTCGAACCTACAACCTTCTGATTCGTAGTCAGACACTCTATCCAGTTGCGCTATGGGTGCATTTTTCATTATGATGCCGAGGACCGGAATCGAACCGGTACGGTAGTCACCTACCGCGGGATTTTAAGTCCCGTGCGTCTGCCAGTTCCGCCACCCCGGCTTAATCATAATGAAAGCGGAAGACGGGATTCGAACCCGCGACCCCCACCATGGCAAGGTGATGTTCTACCACTGAACTACTTCCGCATCTTAATGCCGACTAGACGATTCGAACGCCCGACCCTCTGATTACAAATCAGATGCTCTACCAACTGAGCTAAGTCGGCATAATAAGATAACTTTCATTGAATATTCAATTGAATGCGGGTGAAGGGACTTGAACCCCCACGTCTATATAGACACTAGAACCTAAATCTAGCGCGTCTGCCAATTCCGCCACACCCGCATTTTGGCGTGTAACTTGGCCGATGAGTCGTGACAGGCTCGAACTGTCGACCCTCTGATTAAAAGTCAGATGCTCTACCAACTGAGCTAACGACTCAATGGAGGTTACAGGGCTCGAACCTGTGACCCTCTGCTTGTAAGGCAGACGCTCTCCCAACTGAGCTAAACCTCCATCAATAAAAAGCGCGGCAACGTCCTATCCTCGCAGGTAGTTTCCCACCAACTACTATCGGCGCTAAGAAGCTTAACTTCTGTGTTCGACATGGGAACAGGTGTATCCTTCTTGCTATCGCCACCACACTATTTTGTGCTTGCGCACTGAGAAGAACTTCGTTCTCTCAAAACTGCATAATAAGTAATATTTCATTTCAAAAGCCTAACATTGCACCTTTGGTTAAGTCCTCGACCGATTAGTACTAGTCCGCTCCATACATCGCTGTACTTCCACTCCTAGCCTATCTACCTGATCATCTTTCAGGGGTCTTACTTCCATAAAGGAATGGGAAATCTCATCTCGAGGGGGGCTTCACACTTAGATGCTTTCAGCGTTTATCCCGTCCATACATAGCTACCCAGCGATGCGCCTGGCGGCACAACTGGTACACCAGAGGTATGTCCATCCCGGTCCTCTCGTACTAAGGACAGCTCCTCTCAAATTTCCTGCGCCCGCGACGGATAGGGACCGAACTGTCTCACGACGTTCTGAACCCAGCTCGCGTACCGCTTTAATGGGCGAACAGCCCAACCCTTGGGACCGACTACAGCCCCAGGATGCGATGAGCCGACATCGAGGTGCCAAACCTCCCCGTCGATGTGGACTCTTGGGGGAGATAAGCCTGTTATCCCCAGGGTAGCTTTTATCCGTTGAGCGATGGCCCTTCCATACGGAACCACCGGATCACTAAGTCCGACTTTCGTCCCTGCTCGATTTGTCAATCTCACAGTCAAGCTCTCTTATACCTTTACACTCTACGAATGATTTCCAACCATTCTGAGAGAACCTTTGAGCGCCTCCGTTACACTTTAGGAGGCGACCGCCCCAGTCAAACTGCCCACCTGACACTGTCTCCCGCCACGCTAAGTGGCGCGGGTTAGAGTGGTCATACAGTTAGGGTAGTATCCCACCAACGCCTCCATCGAAACTAGCGTTCCGATTTCTACGGCTCCTACCTATCCTGTACAAACTGTACAAACACTCAATATCAAGCTACAGTAAAGCTCCATGGGGTCTTTCCGTCCTGTCGCGGGTAACCCGCATCTTCACGGGTATTATAATTTCACCGAGTCTCTCGTTGAGACAGTGCCCAAATCATTACGCCTTTCGTGCGGGTCGGAACTTACCCGACAAGGAATTTCGCTACCTTAGGACCGTTATAGTTACGGCCGCCGTTTACTGGGGCTTCAATTCTGGGCTTCGCTTACGCTAACTCATCCTCTTAACCTTCCAGCACCGGGCAGGCGTCAGCCCCTATACGTCATCTTTCGATTTTGCAGAGACCTGTGTTTTTGATAAACAGTTGTTTGGGCCTATTCACTGCGGCTGACCTGACGGTCAGCACCCCTTCTCCCGAAGTTACGGGGTCATTTTGCCGAGTTCCTTAACGAGAGTTCACTCGCTCACCTTAGGATATTCTCCTCGACCACCTGTGTCGGTTTACGGTACGGGTAGTTTATTTCTCACTAGAAGCTTTTCTTGGCAGTGTAACATCAGGAACTTCGCTACTTAATTTCGCTCCCCATCACAACTTGTCCTTAAAGAATCAAGCATTTCACTCAACTCAAGACTTGTTGCTTAGACACACATTTCCAGTCGTGTGCATTCCTTAGCTTCCTGCGTCCCTCCATCGTTCAAACAAAATAAACTAGTACAGGAATCTCAACCTGTTGGCCATCGACTACGCCTTTCGGCCTCGCCTTAGGTCCCGACTAACCCTGGGAGGACGAGCCTTCCCCAGGAAACCTTAGTCATACGGTGGATCAGATTCTCACTGATCTTTCGCTACTCATGCCGGCATTCTCACTTCTAAGCGCTCCACTAGTCCTTACGATCTAGCTTCATCGCCCTTAGAACGCTCTCCTACCGCGGACACTTACGTGTCCACCCACAGTTTCGGTATTATGTTTAGCCCCGGTACATTTTCGGCGCAGCGGCACTCGACTAGTGAGCTATTACGCACTCTTTAAATGGTGGCTGCTTCTGAGCCAACATCCTAGTTGTCTGTGCACCGCCACATCCTTTTCCACTT
Proteins encoded in this window:
- a CDS encoding DNA-directed RNA polymerase subunit beta encodes the protein MAGHLVNYGKHRTRRSYARIKEVLELPNLIEIQSNSYQWFLDEGLREMFDDIMPIDDFAGNLSLEFVDYQLLEPKYTVEEARQHDANYSAPLHVTLKLTNHETGEIKSQDVFFGDFPLMTDQGTFIINGAERVIVSQLVRSPGVYFNSAVDKNSRTTYGTTVIPNRGAWLEFETDAKDIAYVRIDRTRKIPMSVLVRALGYGSDQEIIDILGDNDSLMLTLEKDIHKNTDDSRTEEALKDVYERLRPGEPKTADSSRSLLYARFFDAKRYDLAAVGRYKINKKLSLKTRLLGQTLAETLADPDTGEVIAAKDTVVDRQVMDALAPYLDKEDFKTVTYQPSDEGVLPEPMTLQVIKVYSQKTPDKEINLIGNGHIDAKIKHVIPADIIASMNYFFNLQEGLGSTDDIDHLGNRRIRSVGELLQNQFRIGLSRMERVVRERMSIQDTSTVTPQQLINIRPVVASIKEFFGSSQLSQFMDQTNPLGELTHKRRLSALGPGGLTRDRAGYEVRDVHYTHYGRMCPIETPEGPNIGLINSLASYAVVNRYGFIETPYRRVSWDTHDVTDKIDYLTADEEDNYVIAQANSPLNDDGSFVDDTVLARYKDDNIETSIDKLDYMDVSPKQVVAVATACIPFLENDDSNRALMGANMQRQAVPLVDPHAPLVGTGMEYKAAHDSGIALLAQHAGTVEYVDAKVIRVRREDSSLDTYELMKFRRSNAGKNYNQRPIVAKGDHVDVDEIIADGPAMEKGELALGQNPLIAFMTWNMYNYEDAIVLSERLVKEDLYTSIHIEEYESEARDTKLGPEEITREIPNVGEDSLKDLDEFGIVRVGAEVKDGDILVGKVTPKGVTELSAEERLLHAIFGEKAREVRDTSLKVPHGGGGIIQDVKIFTREAGDELSPGVNMMVRVYITQKRKIQVGDKMAGRHGNKGTVSIVVPEEDMPYMPDGTPVDILLSPMGVPSRMNIGQVLELHLGMAARNLGIHVATPVFDGAQDKDLWDAVREANMPSDGKSILYDGRTGEPFDTRVSVGVMYYMKLAHMVDDKLHARSIGPYSLVTQQPLGGKAQFGGQRFGEMEVWALEAYGAAYTLQEILTYKSDDVVGRVKTYEAIVKGEPIPKPGVPESFRVLVKELQSLGLDMKVLDIDNQEIELRDMDDDDDIENIDALSKYAKEQEAKKAQEEAEKAQAANADAVDPSAE
- a CDS encoding phosphate ABC transporter substrate-binding protein PstS family protein — protein: MKRISMALLTVGAAALLLAGCQGQSKSASQSQDQGAKITAVGSTALQPLVEQAGDQYQKDNPKVNVTVQGGGSGTGLTQISGGNVTIGNSDIFAEEKDGIDTKKLVDHKVAVVAIAPVVNKKLGIKNLTSAQLLGIFKGEITNWQTVGGPNEKITVINRAQGSGTRQTFEKLGLKTDKVVTSQEQDSSGTVQKIVEQTPGAISYLAFPYIKGNLQAVKLNDVEPTEKNVSTNAWPIWSYEHMYTKGAPNYQTARFIHFIQSKDIQKTIVPKLGYIPMTQMKVERHVDGTIQDQ
- a CDS encoding fructose-1,6-bisphosphatase — translated: MINNKMKTLSEKYPTKMAITSEIINLKAILNLPKPTEAFMSDLHGEYDAFQHLIRTGAGNLRQKIAEVFSGEMTEDTMQAFAFLVYYPTERLALKHAQLSASELDQWYLTTFKRLIDLLKFVSTKYTRSKVRKAMAPDFVYITEELMYGDVANSDKKRYFQEITTSIISMGQADALIIATSHTIQRLVVDHWHIIGDIYDRGPRPDLIVEQLTKLPAVDIQWGNHDILWFGAASGSQLCMLNLLRICARYNNLAIIEKAYGIDLSELVQFAQRTYQPNPAFEPKVAANQHAISTAEKKSINQVHQAIAIMQFKLEQTVIKRNPDFKMDHRLTLSHVDFEQQTIHLNGHNYPLDNTCFQTVDPTHPEILTSDEAAIVTSLLNTFTHCQKLRKHLRFLIDNGNMYQLYNQNLLFHGCIPVDEAGNFLTLTLANRQYAGKSLLDFFDHQIRTSFDHPLNQDNLSTDLLWYLWTGPLSPLFGKNAMTTFERYFSADPVLHEEKKNAYYQLRHQEDFIEKLLLEFGLTPETGHILNGHTPVKKGHNPIMANRKMIVIDGGFSKAYHHTTGIGGFTLLYNSYGMQLVTHQPFTTRANAIAKMQDIISTRRVIDQVSQRQRVSQTNIGAAIKTEIEQLTTLLGQKNKVSDQLV